A single Brassica rapa cultivar Chiifu-401-42 chromosome A04, CAAS_Brap_v3.01, whole genome shotgun sequence DNA region contains:
- the LOC103865352 gene encoding RNA polymerase I-specific transcription initiation factor RRN3 isoform X1: MGASEVLTDPSSLYDVGNGEYSDTYTMLTVRNALASVQNGESDRYEELVQSMQIIKGADHAVWADLVTILNALSGSVACIDIIHHRKLLSSVFGMSLWDLKPHVMEALVGLLISLAATSGKYLDSCLNMLIGHFIPPRWVIDRLSQRRVIDQKTDVLSQVHGAILKITLLVPLAPSRLLPMLAQQMPKINKKDNVSLFSLVTFSSRWHKLSRSCFIVLQVVVIYVENLFKLESSPIGQVGSSMIFMMVMERLRDLDLEIDWDDILQDDSSRGMFDMELEDAMNEGEENTSGGNVVFESLDKLMVISFDHLESCNLDGRLDQVFEKLFGAFENFILNTYKSKVSQFLMFYACSLDPENCGVKFASKLMDIFLSSNKPRPTRMSAVAYLASYLARGKFLPVSYVATMLKRLVDECADYCRTCNDDIRPEAHQIFYSGCQAIMYVLCFRMRSILNVPLFRSQLRPLESILMHRLNPLMVCLPSVVAEFLKQAKAGGMFVVSDAFIFDDLLESELSRAFGGPERLDTFFPFDSCLLKSSNSYISPNFIYWSMVRPTYEEDDDDEEDAEIIVNGDEESDEEEEEGDLDYSMNKMSITPKHSFKNKMERDRLLKMPSMIRPSISPQSF; the protein is encoded by the exons ATGGGAGCATCAGAGGTTCTAACTGATCCATCAAGCCTATACGATGTGGGCAACGGTGAATATTCTGACACGTATACAATGCTTACCGTGAGAAACGCACTTGCATCTGTTCAGAAT GGAGAATCAGACCGTTACGAGGAGCTTGTTCAGTCTATGCAGATCATCAAAGGAGCTGATCATGCTGTGTGGGCAGATCTTGTG ACTATCTTGAACGCTTTATCAGGCTCTGTAGCTTGCATAGATATCATTCACCATCGGAAGCTTCTTTCTTCA GTTTTTGGAATGTCATTGTGGGATCTCAAACCTCATGTCATGGAGGCATTGGTGGGCTTACTCATATCACTG GCTGCTACTAGTGGAAAGTATCTGGACTCTTGTCTGAATATGCTCATAGGCCACTTCATTCCACCGCGTTGGGTGATTGATAGACTTTCGCAGCGCCGTGTAATCGACCAGAAGACAGACGTTCTTTCCCAGGTTCATGGAGCCATTCTGAAGATCACTCTTTTGGTTCCTCTTGCTCCCTCGAGATTGTTGCCCATGCTCGCTCAGCAGATgcccaaaataaacaaaaaggaCAATGTGAGTCTTTTCTCTTTGGTTACTTTTTCCTCACGCTGGCATAAACTTAGTAGAAGCTGTTTTATCGTCCTCCAGGTGGTAGTGATTTATGTGGAGAATTTATTCAAGTTGGAGAGCAGCCCAATCGGGCAAGTTGGTAGCAGCATGATTTTTATGATGGTGATGGAGAGGTTGAGAGATTTGGAT CTGGAGATTGATTGGGATGATATTCTACAAGATGACTCTAGTAGAGGCATGTTTGATATGGAACTTGAAGACGCTatgaatgaaggagaagag AATACGTCTGGTGGAAATGTAGTTTTTGAGTCTTTGGACAAGTTGATGGTCATATCTTTTGATCATCTTGAATCATGTAATCTTGATGGTCGTTTGGATCAG GTGTTTGAAAAGCTCTTCGGGGCATTTGAGAACTTCATTCTGAATACATACAAATCAAAAGTTTCGCAG TTTCTGATGTTCTATGCTTGTTCACTGGATCCTGAGAACTGTGGTGTGAAATTTGCGAGTAAGCTAATGGACATTTTTCTCTCCAGCAACAAGCCTCGACCTACTAG GATGAGTGCGGTTGCTTATCTAGCTAGCTACTTGGCTCGTGGAAAGTTTTTGCCTGTTTCCTATGTGGCCACCATGCTAAAAAG GTTGGTAGATGAGTGTGCGGATTATTGTAGAACTTGCAATGATGATATTAGGCCTGAAGCACATCAGATTTTCTACTCCGGATGCCAG GCGATCATGTATGTGCTTTGCTTCAGGATGAGATCAATCCTAAACGTTCCTCTCTTTCGCTCCCAGCTTAGACCATTGGAGTCAATTTTAATGCACAGACTAAACCCATTGATG GTATGCCTTCCATCCGTAGTTGCAGAGTTCCTTAAGCAAGCTAAAGCAGGTGGCATGTTCGTAGTCTCAGACGCCTTCATTTTCGATGACCTACTTGAGTCTGAGCTCTCCCGTGCGTTTGGAGGGCCTGAGAGGCTTGATACATTCTTCCCCTTTGACTCTTGCTTGCTGAAAAGCTCTAACAG CTATATCTCCCCGAATTTCATCTACTGGTCAATGGTGAGACCGACttatgaagaagatgatgatgatgaggaggatGCTGAGATAATTGTGAACGGAGATGAGGAGAGTgatgaagaggaggaggagggtgaTCTTGATTACTCCATGAACAAGATGTCCATAACGCCTAAGCACTCTTTCAAGAACAAGATGGAAAGAGACAGACTTCTGAAAATGCCTTCCATGATCAGACCTTCCATTAGTCCTCAATCCTTTTGA
- the LOC103865352 gene encoding RNA polymerase I-specific transcription initiation factor RRN3 isoform X2, whose amino-acid sequence MGASEVLTDPSSLYDVGNGEYSDTYTMLTVRNALASVQNGESDRYEELVQSMQIIKGADHAVWADLVTILNALSGSVACIDIIHHRKLLSSVFGMSLWDLKPHVMEALVGLLISLAATSGKYLDSCLNMLIGHFIPPRWVIDRLSQRRVIDQKTDVLSQVHGAILKITLLVPLAPSRLLPMLAQQMPKINKKDNVVVIYVENLFKLESSPIGQVGSSMIFMMVMERLRDLDLEIDWDDILQDDSSRGMFDMELEDAMNEGEENTSGGNVVFESLDKLMVISFDHLESCNLDGRLDQVFEKLFGAFENFILNTYKSKVSQFLMFYACSLDPENCGVKFASKLMDIFLSSNKPRPTRMSAVAYLASYLARGKFLPVSYVATMLKRLVDECADYCRTCNDDIRPEAHQIFYSGCQAIMYVLCFRMRSILNVPLFRSQLRPLESILMHRLNPLMVCLPSVVAEFLKQAKAGGMFVVSDAFIFDDLLESELSRAFGGPERLDTFFPFDSCLLKSSNSYISPNFIYWSMVRPTYEEDDDDEEDAEIIVNGDEESDEEEEEGDLDYSMNKMSITPKHSFKNKMERDRLLKMPSMIRPSISPQSF is encoded by the exons ATGGGAGCATCAGAGGTTCTAACTGATCCATCAAGCCTATACGATGTGGGCAACGGTGAATATTCTGACACGTATACAATGCTTACCGTGAGAAACGCACTTGCATCTGTTCAGAAT GGAGAATCAGACCGTTACGAGGAGCTTGTTCAGTCTATGCAGATCATCAAAGGAGCTGATCATGCTGTGTGGGCAGATCTTGTG ACTATCTTGAACGCTTTATCAGGCTCTGTAGCTTGCATAGATATCATTCACCATCGGAAGCTTCTTTCTTCA GTTTTTGGAATGTCATTGTGGGATCTCAAACCTCATGTCATGGAGGCATTGGTGGGCTTACTCATATCACTG GCTGCTACTAGTGGAAAGTATCTGGACTCTTGTCTGAATATGCTCATAGGCCACTTCATTCCACCGCGTTGGGTGATTGATAGACTTTCGCAGCGCCGTGTAATCGACCAGAAGACAGACGTTCTTTCCCAGGTTCATGGAGCCATTCTGAAGATCACTCTTTTGGTTCCTCTTGCTCCCTCGAGATTGTTGCCCATGCTCGCTCAGCAGATgcccaaaataaacaaaaaggaCAAT GTGGTAGTGATTTATGTGGAGAATTTATTCAAGTTGGAGAGCAGCCCAATCGGGCAAGTTGGTAGCAGCATGATTTTTATGATGGTGATGGAGAGGTTGAGAGATTTGGAT CTGGAGATTGATTGGGATGATATTCTACAAGATGACTCTAGTAGAGGCATGTTTGATATGGAACTTGAAGACGCTatgaatgaaggagaagag AATACGTCTGGTGGAAATGTAGTTTTTGAGTCTTTGGACAAGTTGATGGTCATATCTTTTGATCATCTTGAATCATGTAATCTTGATGGTCGTTTGGATCAG GTGTTTGAAAAGCTCTTCGGGGCATTTGAGAACTTCATTCTGAATACATACAAATCAAAAGTTTCGCAG TTTCTGATGTTCTATGCTTGTTCACTGGATCCTGAGAACTGTGGTGTGAAATTTGCGAGTAAGCTAATGGACATTTTTCTCTCCAGCAACAAGCCTCGACCTACTAG GATGAGTGCGGTTGCTTATCTAGCTAGCTACTTGGCTCGTGGAAAGTTTTTGCCTGTTTCCTATGTGGCCACCATGCTAAAAAG GTTGGTAGATGAGTGTGCGGATTATTGTAGAACTTGCAATGATGATATTAGGCCTGAAGCACATCAGATTTTCTACTCCGGATGCCAG GCGATCATGTATGTGCTTTGCTTCAGGATGAGATCAATCCTAAACGTTCCTCTCTTTCGCTCCCAGCTTAGACCATTGGAGTCAATTTTAATGCACAGACTAAACCCATTGATG GTATGCCTTCCATCCGTAGTTGCAGAGTTCCTTAAGCAAGCTAAAGCAGGTGGCATGTTCGTAGTCTCAGACGCCTTCATTTTCGATGACCTACTTGAGTCTGAGCTCTCCCGTGCGTTTGGAGGGCCTGAGAGGCTTGATACATTCTTCCCCTTTGACTCTTGCTTGCTGAAAAGCTCTAACAG CTATATCTCCCCGAATTTCATCTACTGGTCAATGGTGAGACCGACttatgaagaagatgatgatgatgaggaggatGCTGAGATAATTGTGAACGGAGATGAGGAGAGTgatgaagaggaggaggagggtgaTCTTGATTACTCCATGAACAAGATGTCCATAACGCCTAAGCACTCTTTCAAGAACAAGATGGAAAGAGACAGACTTCTGAAAATGCCTTCCATGATCAGACCTTCCATTAGTCCTCAATCCTTTTGA
- the LOC103865353 gene encoding dihydroceramide fatty acyl 2-hydroxylase FAH1: MVAQGFTVDLNKPLVFQVGHLGEEYEEWVHQPIVSKEGPRFFKSDFWEFLTLTRWWVVPVIWLPVSLWCISMSVRMGLSLAEIVPLIALGIFIWTFIEYTLHRFLFHIKTKSYWGNTAHYLLHGCHHKHPMDHLRLVFPPTATLILCFPFWNIVKLFTTPSVTPVLFGGGMLGYVMYDVTHYYLHHAQPTKAVTKNLKKYHLNHHFRIQDKGFGITSSLWDIVFGTLPTTKAPKREQ; the protein is encoded by the exons ATGGTTGCTCAGGGATTCACTGTGGATCTGAATAAGCCCCTTGTTTTTCAG GTTGGTCATCTTGGTGAAGAGTACGAGGAATGGGTTCACCAACCCATTGTGTCAAAGGAAGGCCCTCGGTTTTTTAAGAGTGACTTTTGGGAG TTCTTGACCCTTACAAGATGGTGGGTGGTTCCTGTAATTTGGTTGCCAGTTTCTCTCTGGTGCATCTCCATGTCAGTAAGAATGGGCCTTTCTCTCGCAGAAATCGTCCCATTGATAGCCTTGGGAATATTCATCTGGACGTTTATTGAATACACTCTCCACCGGTTCCTTTTCCACATCAAGACGAAGAGTTACTG GGGAAACACGGCACACTATCTTCTTCACGGGTGCCATCACAAGCACCCAATGGACCACCTTCGACTCGTCTTTCCTCCTACTGCAACATTGATTTTATGCTTTCCT TTCTGGAACATTGTGAAGCTTTTCACAACTCCTTCAGTCACACCAGTGTTGTTTGGAGGCGGCATGCTCGGGTACGTGATGTACGATGTTACTCACTACTACCTTCACCATGCACAACCAACTAAAGCAGTGACCAAAAAcctcaag AAGTACCATTTAAACCATCACTTCAGGATCCAGGACAAGGGATTTGGTATAACATCGTCGCTGTGGGACATAGTGTTTGGGACACTTCCCACCACAAAAGCCCCCAAAAGAGAGCAATAG
- the LOC117133657 gene encoding uncharacterized protein LOC117133657 isoform X2, producing the protein MMSSSDHDISNAVLKSIVMFPEEKHFGTVEGNAKLHPGKNKCPYSDMSSSLEAMASMLMEFIQEFTQSNTLHQSLTEFRPEHKNFQLVMARDQSVPLCDILSLVELIGCYTEWDWTSENIVAPLLKMLGIPLSVNFAVSVVSLLGQLSSIGVDADGCENKEISNLREKLSAFLQCETTLKAGFAVQIATVCSLLKTLQLDFSTVFRLKTAMLPGCGDQSLSASANLVTKWFSLLSDEQRVYTKLLKILGMSNEGCIEVLFSNFFP; encoded by the exons ATGATGTCCTCTAGTGATCATGACATATCAAATGCAGTGTtgaagtccattgtgatgtttCCAGAGGAGAAACATTTTGGTACTGTGGAAGGGAATGCTAAGTTGCACCCAGGCAAGAACAAGTGTCCGTACTCAGACATGTCTTCCTCGCTGGAGGCTATGGCATCGATGCTCATGGAATTTATTCAGGAGTTTACTCAGTCGAATACTTTGCATCAGAGTTTGACTGAGTTTAGGCCCGAACACAAAAATTTCCAGTTGGTAATGGCCAGAGATCAAAGTGTTCCTCTCTGTGACATTCTGTCATTAGTGGAGCTTATTGGTTGTTACACG GAATGGGATTGGACTAGTGAGAACATTGTTGCTCCACTGCTTAAGATGCTGGGAATACCATTATCAGTGAACTTTGCTGTTTCAGTCGTCTCTCTTCTTGGGCAACTTAGCAG TATTGGAGTGGATGCTGATGGCTGTGAAAACAAAGAAATCTCAAACTTGAGGGAGAAACTGTCAGCATTTCTACAGTGTGAGACTACACTAAAAGCTGGTTTTGCAGTCCAGATAGCAACTGTGTGCTCCCTCCTGAAGACTCTTCAGCTGGATTTTTCAACTGTCTTTCGACTCAAAACCGCCATGCTTCCGGGTTGTGGCGATCAAAGCTTGTCTGCTTCAGCCAATCTGGTCACCAAGTGGTTCTCTTTGTTGAGCGACGAACAGCGAGTTTATACAAAACTTCT TAAAATTTTGGGTATGTCTAATGAAGGTTGCATTGAAGTTCTATTTTCTAACTTTTTTCCTTga
- the LOC117133657 gene encoding uncharacterized protein LOC117133657 isoform X1 yields the protein MMSSSDHDISNAVLKSIVMFPEEKHFGTVEGNAKLHPGKNKCPYSDMSSSLEAMASMLMEFIQEFTQSNTLHQSLTEFRPEHKNFQLVMARDQSVPLCDILSLVELIGCYTEWDWTSENIVAPLLKMLGIPLSVNFAVSVVSLLGQLSSIGVDADGCENKEISNLREKLSAFLQCETTLKAGFAVQIATVCSLLKTLQLDFSTVFRLKTAMLPGCGDQSLSASANLVTKWFSLLSDEQRVYTKLLLLNDSFVQKVIKSSKILGMSNEGCIEVLFSNFFP from the exons ATGATGTCCTCTAGTGATCATGACATATCAAATGCAGTGTtgaagtccattgtgatgtttCCAGAGGAGAAACATTTTGGTACTGTGGAAGGGAATGCTAAGTTGCACCCAGGCAAGAACAAGTGTCCGTACTCAGACATGTCTTCCTCGCTGGAGGCTATGGCATCGATGCTCATGGAATTTATTCAGGAGTTTACTCAGTCGAATACTTTGCATCAGAGTTTGACTGAGTTTAGGCCCGAACACAAAAATTTCCAGTTGGTAATGGCCAGAGATCAAAGTGTTCCTCTCTGTGACATTCTGTCATTAGTGGAGCTTATTGGTTGTTACACG GAATGGGATTGGACTAGTGAGAACATTGTTGCTCCACTGCTTAAGATGCTGGGAATACCATTATCAGTGAACTTTGCTGTTTCAGTCGTCTCTCTTCTTGGGCAACTTAGCAG TATTGGAGTGGATGCTGATGGCTGTGAAAACAAAGAAATCTCAAACTTGAGGGAGAAACTGTCAGCATTTCTACAGTGTGAGACTACACTAAAAGCTGGTTTTGCAGTCCAGATAGCAACTGTGTGCTCCCTCCTGAAGACTCTTCAGCTGGATTTTTCAACTGTCTTTCGACTCAAAACCGCCATGCTTCCGGGTTGTGGCGATCAAAGCTTGTCTGCTTCAGCCAATCTGGTCACCAAGTGGTTCTCTTTGTTGAGCGACGAACAGCGAGTTTATACAAAACTTCTGTTGTTAAATGATTCCTTTGTTCAAAAAGTCATTAAAAGCAGTAAAATTTTGGGTATGTCTAATGAAGGTTGCATTGAAGTTCTATTTTCTAACTTTTTTCCTTga
- the LOC103865354 gene encoding berberine bridge enzyme-like 15: protein MAFAISTRNAVAILVTLLLVSARPSSSTLQQDFIHCLVDNTDMAFPIRASFFSPDQNATLFKEELESTAQNLRYLTQSNPKPVFIFEPLYETHVQAAVVCAKKLQLHMRLRSGGHDYEGLSFVAENVTPFVVVDLSKLRQIDVDLDSNSAWAHAGATVGEVYYRIQEKSQTHGFPAGLCSSLGIGGHLVGGAYGSMMRKFGLGADNVLDARIIDANGKILDRAAMGEDVFWAIRGAGGGSFGVILAWKIKLVPVPATVTVFTVTKTLEQDGTNVLYKWQQVADKLDEDLFIRVIIQPAGKTTKTGNRTISTSYQGQFLGDSNRLMQVMQKSFPELGLTKKDCIEMSWIKSVMYIAGFPNSAPPEALLAGKSLFKNHFKAKSDFVEEPIPVEGLEGLWKKLLKEDSPLTIWNPYGGMMSRISESETPFPHRKGTLFKIQWLSTWSDGKASEARHIEWMRDMYSYMEQYVSKKPRRAYVNYRDLDLGVNEGESDAREWGAKYFKGNFERLVKIKGEFDPENFFRHEQSIPTKIG from the exons ATGGCGTTTGCAATATCAACGCGAAACGCAGTCGCGATTCTTGTGACGCTACTTTTAGTTTCCGCTAGACCATCTTCGTCCACACTACAACAAGATTTCATACATTGCCTCGTCGACAACACCGACATGGCGTTCCCTATAAGGGCGTCGTTTTTCTCACCCGACCAAAACGCTACTTTGTTTAAAGAGGAGCTTGAATCAACCGCACAAAATCTCCGTTACTTGACGCAGTCAAACCCGAAGCCTGTGTTCATATTCGAGCCTTTGTACGAGACACACGTCCAAGCAGCCGTCGTGTGTGCCAAGAAGCTCCAGCTTCACATGCGCCTACGCAGCGGTGGCCACGACTACGAAGGGCTTTCTTTCGTCGCTGAGAACGTAACGCCTTTTGTGGTCGTTGATCTATCGAAGCTTCGACAGATCGACGTCGATTTGGACAGTAACAGCGCGTGGGCTCACGCGGGTGCCACTGTCGGAGAGGTTTACTACAG GATCCAAGAGAAAAGCCAAACCCATGGTTTTCCCGCGGGTTTATGCTCCAGCCTTGGCATCGGTGGCCACTTAGTCGGCGGAGCGTACGGTTCCATGATGCGTAAGTTCGGTCTCGGAGCTGACAATGTCCTCGACGCAAGAATCATCGACGCCAACGGCAAAATTCTTGATCGTGCGGCGATGGGAGAGGACGTCTTTTGGGCGATTCGCGGCGCAGGCGGCGGAAGCTTCGGCGTGATACTTGCATGGAAGATCAAGCTCGTTCCCGTTCCGGCTACTGTAACGGTGTTCACAGTCACGAAGACGCTTGAGCAAGACGGGACAAACGTTTTGTACAAGTGGCAGCAAGTCGCGGACAAGCTTGACGAAGATCTTTTCATTCGCGTTATTATTCAGCCAGCCGGCAAAACCACCAAAACCGGAAACCGAACCATCTCTACTTCGTACCAAGGACAGTTTCTCGGCGACTCAAACCGGCTAATGCAG GTGATGCAGAAGAGTTTCCCTGAGCTAGGACTAACCAAGAAGGACTGCATCGAAATGAGCTGGATCAAATCAGTAATGTACATCGCTGGATTCCCAAACAGCGCCCCACCAGAAGCTCTACTCGCCGGAAAATCTCTCTTCAAGAACCACTTCAAGGCCAAATCAGACTTCGTGGAAGAGCCAATCCCCGTAGAAGGCTTAGAAGGACTATGGAAGAAGCTCCTAAAAGAGGACTCGCCTTTAACGATATGGAACCCTTACGGTGGCATGATGTCGAGGATCTCTGAGTCAGAGACACCATTTCCTCACAGGAAAGGGACGCTGTTCAAGATTCAGTGGCTATCGACGTGGTCAGATGGGAAGGCGAGTGAGGCGAGGCATATTGAGTGGATGAGGGACATGTATAGTTACATGGAGCAGTATGTGTCGAAGAAGCCGAGACGTGCGTATGTGAATTACAGGGATCTTGATTTGGGGGTGAACGAGGGAGAGAGTGATGCTAGAGAGTGGGGGGCTAAGTATTTTAAGGGGAATTTCGAGAGGTTGGTTAAGATTAAGGGTGAGTTTGATCCTGAGAATTTCTTCAGGCATGAACAGAGTATTCCGACAAAGATTGGTTGA
- the LOC103865356 gene encoding uncharacterized protein LOC103865356 has protein sequence MEYRPSAVTNERSPIEERMAVLVIRVGEVNGLVLKSPLYWESIEFLAKDEVSRGIFYALPDQCKLHYLKRKIKASNTEERELSYEPLYDY, from the coding sequence ATGGAATATAGACCTAGCGCAGTGACTAATGAACGATCCCCGATTGAAGAGAGAATGGCTGTTCTTGTTATTCGAGTAGGGGAGGTTAATGGGTTGGTTCTTAAGAGCCCCCTTTACTGGGAATCTATAGAATTCCTTGCGAAAGACGAGGTTTCACGAGGCATATTCTATGCACTTCCAGATCAATGTAAGCTGCATTATCTAAAACGAAAGATAAAAGCCTCTAATACGGAAGAGAGGGAACTTTCTTATGAACCCCTTTATGATTATTGA